The following coding sequences lie in one Capnocytophaga stomatis genomic window:
- the gldG gene encoding gliding motility-associated ABC transporter substrate-binding protein GldG, giving the protein MKALLNKIGLKAVIAFLALLFINFLAGKWHTRWDLTKDKRYTLSETTQKILLKIHEPIVIDVLLKGNIPTEFKKLQTETLQLLEEYSAFNNNIHFNFVNPLEDEENTEQALQELINFGLNPLQISQNEAGKSSVEYIFPWAIVNNGQKSEKVALFVNKLGTNDQERVQNSVQRLEYGLTDALHKLTLKKKKKIAMLKSNGTLEDIYMADFLKSVQGYYRIAPFTLDSVSTNAEKTLKDLNEFDLLIVAKPTEPFSDPQKQVIDQFVMKGGRVLWLIDNVKIDISDLYNPSGTTMAMPVNLNLTDLFFQYGFRINYTIINDLYSSQIVIATGEGSQTRYMPIPWVYNPMILSSNNHLINNHLDATRLQFANSIDTLKNGIKKTVLLSSSPFSKADGTPREVSLKIDVNKLDKNAYKTGNIPAAVLLEGEFTSVYKNRIRPIDLKTNTELSKPTKMIIVSDGDIIKNDISDNVPLELGFDKWTNKFYDNKAFLQNALNYLLDDTNFLILRNKKVQLAFLDREKVAENQKSWKIKSIVYPLLLFLLVTIIVRIFYKKGNILKK; this is encoded by the coding sequence ATGAAAGCTCTTTTAAATAAAATTGGATTGAAGGCTGTTATTGCTTTTTTAGCGTTGCTTTTCATCAATTTCCTTGCCGGAAAATGGCATACTCGCTGGGATTTGACAAAAGATAAACGATATACACTTTCTGAGACAACACAAAAAATATTATTAAAAATTCACGAACCCATAGTGATTGACGTTCTTCTGAAAGGGAATATTCCAACAGAATTTAAAAAATTACAAACCGAAACGTTACAACTTCTGGAAGAATATTCAGCTTTTAACAATAATATTCATTTCAATTTCGTAAATCCGTTAGAAGATGAAGAAAATACGGAGCAAGCTCTGCAAGAATTAATTAATTTCGGACTAAATCCATTACAAATATCTCAAAACGAAGCAGGAAAATCCTCAGTTGAATACATTTTCCCTTGGGCAATTGTAAATAACGGACAAAAATCGGAAAAAGTAGCTCTTTTTGTAAACAAATTGGGTACAAACGACCAAGAACGTGTTCAAAATTCGGTACAACGATTAGAATATGGCTTAACAGATGCCCTCCACAAACTAACCTTAAAAAAGAAGAAAAAAATTGCAATGTTAAAAAGCAATGGCACTTTGGAGGATATCTATATGGCTGATTTTCTGAAATCTGTTCAAGGATATTATCGCATTGCTCCTTTTACTCTGGATTCTGTAAGTACAAATGCAGAAAAAACATTAAAAGACCTCAATGAGTTTGATTTACTGATAGTTGCCAAACCTACCGAACCTTTTTCTGACCCCCAAAAGCAAGTTATTGACCAATTTGTAATGAAAGGCGGACGTGTATTGTGGCTCATTGATAATGTAAAAATTGACATTAGTGATTTGTACAATCCTTCAGGAACAACAATGGCAATGCCTGTAAATCTGAATCTTACGGATTTATTTTTTCAATACGGATTCCGAATTAATTACACAATCATCAACGATTTATACTCATCGCAAATCGTAATTGCAACCGGAGAAGGTAGCCAAACTCGTTATATGCCCATTCCTTGGGTATATAATCCTATGATTTTATCAAGCAACAATCACTTAATTAACAACCACTTAGATGCTACGCGATTGCAATTTGCCAACAGCATTGATACACTCAAAAACGGGATAAAAAAAACTGTTCTGCTTTCGAGCTCTCCATTTTCAAAAGCTGATGGCACGCCAAGAGAAGTCAGCCTTAAAATTGATGTAAATAAATTAGATAAAAATGCTTATAAAACTGGCAATATTCCTGCGGCTGTACTTTTGGAAGGAGAATTTACTTCAGTTTATAAAAACAGAATTCGTCCTATCGATCTGAAAACCAACACAGAACTAAGCAAACCAACTAAAATGATTATCGTTTCCGATGGCGATATTATTAAAAATGATATTAGCGATAATGTTCCTTTAGAATTGGGATTTGATAAATGGACAAACAAGTTTTATGACAATAAGGCATTCTTGCAAAATGCACTTAACTACTTGTTAGATGACACTAATTTCCTAATTCTGAGAAATAAAAAGGTACAATTAGCCTTTTTGGACAGAGAGAAAGTTGCTGAAAATCAGAAATCTTGGAAAATTAAAAGTATCGTGTATCCCCTTTTATTATTTCTTTTGGTAACCATAATCGTTCGGATTTTCTACAAAAAAGGAAATATTTTGAAAAAATAG